Proteins from one Diprion similis isolate iyDipSimi1 chromosome 3, iyDipSimi1.1, whole genome shotgun sequence genomic window:
- the LOC124416774 gene encoding poly [ADP-ribose] polymerase has protein sequence MSVKHCELPYYVEYSKSGRAKCKACKSDITQGSLRIAAMVQSPFHDGKIPHWYHSNCFFLKQRPKTTGDIANFDGIRWEDQEVVAKELENVSNTAPTRGKKRSDAPLSGALKDFKVEYAKSNRAMCRGCEETIIKNEVRISKKDYESENARAYGGQDRWYHVQCFSKLRKELQFFETGKKLPGFEGLNKEDQETLKKSLTKIKEDAPPTKKLKSEPSDPEEEEELKLQNQIIFSLRDKLSALPKRALISLLETNEQKLPEGISNMLDAISDAMTFGVLNPCPKCQGQLVYKSGLGYMCTGDITEWTKCEYVTQDPKRSKFVVPAVLKEEHPFLKAYKSKVKRKLIRITAPTTSSSVKKEDEVDSGPKIQGKPKPLKNMEFLLVGKTQRDKEELKKEILLLGGKLVTKIHKNLAACISNPTEVEKMNKRMQEIKEADIQVVSEDFIDEAKEFDKPAIMLINKKNICTWGGDPSLRIATVVEKSKSRGKSQFEKSVSGKIKMRVKGGGAVDPDSGLEDKAHIYQSGQDKYTVTLGITDIQSKKNSYYKLQVLKDDNLKKYWLFRSWGRIGTSIGGTKLENLGLQECIEQFEFLYEEKSGNKWSRRDNFVKVPSKMYPIDVDYGEDDETKNKFMESEIKSNLKRPLQDLIKLIFDVDTMRKVMLEFEIDLAKMPLGKLSKKQIDKAYKVLSELQEFIRTGGVDRCKFVDASNRFYTLIPHDFGVSDPIILENEEQIKSKSEMLDSLLELEIAYNLLNAKTDESKNPIDAHYEQLNTEIDILDVETNEFKLIERYVKNTHASTHSHYELEIDQVFVVKRKGEDKRYKPFKKLPNRKLLWHGSRTTNYAGILSQGLRIAPPEAPVSGYMFGKGIYFADMVSKSANYCCTNRQNPTGLLLLCEVALGNTYERHAADYIEKLPKGKHSTLGLGQTRPDPDDVHVTSDGVHVPYGKPVPAKLSKSTCLLYNEYIVYDVAQVQVQYLVRTHFQYKL, from the exons ATGAGTGTTAAACATTGCGAATTGCCGTATTATGTAGAATATTCTAAAAGCGGGCGTGCCAAATGTAAGGCGTGCAAAAGTGACATTACGCAAGGAAGTTTGAGAATCGCCGCAATGGTACAA AGTCCGTTCCATGATGGGAAAATACCTCATTGGTATCActctaattgtttttttctgaagCAACGCCCCAAAACAACAGGTGATATTGCTAATTTTGATGGAATTCGATGGGAGGATCAAGAAGTTGTTGCAAAGGAGCTTG aaaatgtttcaaataCGGCACCTACTAGAGGAAAGAAGCGATCTGATGCTCCATTATCTGGAGCTTTGAAAGACTTTAAAGTTGAGTATGCCAAATCTAACCGAGCCATGTGTCGTGGCTGTGAAGAAACCATTATCAAAAATGAGGTCAGAATATCAAAAAAGGATTATGAGAGTGAAAATGCCAGAGCCTACGGTGGTCAAGATAGATGGTACCATGTCCAATGCTTTTCAAAGCTCAGAAAAGAGTTGCAATTCTTCGAAACTGGTAAAAAGCTTCCTGGTTTTGAAGGACTGAATAAGGAAGACCAAGAAACcctgaaaaaaagtttaacgaAGATTAAAGAAGATGCTCCACCGACAAAGAAACTTAAGTCTGAGCCTTCTGATCctgaggaagaagaagagctgAAGTTACAAAATCAGATAATTTTCAGCCTTAGAGACAAGTTATCTGCACTTCCTAAACGTGCTCTTATCTCTTTGTTAGAAACTAACGAACAAAAACTTCCCGAAGGAATCTCCAAC ATGTTAGATGCAATCTCGGATGCAATGACTTTTGGAGTTTTAAACCCATGCCCAAAATGCCAAGGGCAATTGGTTTACAAATCTGGGCTTGGTTATATGTGCACTGGTGATATAACAGAGTGGACAAAATGTGAATATGTGACACAAGATCCAAAACGATCAAAATTCGTAGTACCTGCTGTCCTTAAAGAGGAGCATCCTTTTCT CAAAGCATACAAATCTAAGGTGAAGAGAAAGCTGATTCGTATCACAGCACCTACCACATCATCTTCTGTTAAAAAAGAAGACGAAGTAGACAGTGGTCCAAAAATTCAAGGGAAACCaaaaccgttgaaaaatatggaGTTTCTTCTAGTAGGCAAAACACAGAGAGACAAAGAAGAGCTGAAGAAAGAGATATTGCTCTTGGGGGGCAAACTTGttacaaaaattcacaaaaatttggCTGCCTGCATTTCTAATCCGacggaagttgaaaaaatgaacaaacgaATGCAAGAAATTAAGGAGGCTGACATACAAGTGGTTTCAGAAGACTTTATTGACGAAGCCAAAGAATTTGATAAACCAGCCATTATgcttattaataaaaaaaacatatgcaCATGGGGCGGAGATCCAAGTTTACGAATTGCAACAGTAGTGGAAAAATCAAAGTCCAGGGGTAAAAGTCAGTTTGAAAAGTCTGTGTCTGGAAAGATCAAGATGCGCGTGAAAGGTGGAGGAGCAGTTGATCCCGATAGCGGGCTAGAAGATAAGGCTCATATTTACCAAAGTGGTCAGGATAAGTATACAGTAACCCTCGGAATAACTGACATACAATCAAAGAAAAACAGTTACTACAAGTTACAAGTTCTGAAAGAtgataatctgaaaaaatactgGTTATTTCGGAGCTGGGGAAGAATCGGCACATCTATTGGAGGCACAAAGTTGGAAAACCTTGGACTGCAAGAGTGTATAgagcaatttgaatttttatatgagGAAAAGTCGGGTAACAAATGGAGTCGTCGTGACAACTTTGTTAAAGTTCCGTCTAAGATGTACCCAATTGATGTAGACTACGGGGAGGATGATGAAACAAAGAATAAATTCATGGAATCAGAGATAAAGAGTAACCTGAAAAGACCGCTACAAGATTTGATTAAACTTATTTTCGACGTTGACACAATGAGAAAAGTAATGTTGGAATTCGAAATAGATTTGGCTAAAATGCCACTGggtaaattgtcaaaaaaacaaatcgataAGGCTTACAAAGTGCTAAGCGAACTGCAAGAATTCATAAGAACCGGCGGGGTCGACCGTTGTAAATTTGTGGATGCCTCGAATAGGTTTTACACGCTCATACCACATGATTTCGGAGTATCAGATCcgataattttggaaaacgagGAGCAAATCAAATCCAAGTCGGAGATGTTGGATTCTTTACTGGAGCTAGAAATTGCCTACAACTTATTAAATGCGAAAACAGATGAATCTAAGAATCCTATCGACGCCCATTATGAACAATTGAATACAGAGATTGACATCCTTGATGTAGAAAcaaatgaattcaaattaattgaaCGTTACGTAAAGAATACTCACGCATCAACTCATTCTCATTACGAGCTGGAGATAGATCAAGTATTTGTGGTAAAACGCAAAGGCGAGGACAAGCGTTATAAGCCATTTAAGAAGCTACCAAATAGAAAGCTCCTATGGCATGGATCCAGAActacaaattacgccggtataCTGTCCCAGGGTTTGAGAATTGCCCCACCCGAAGCACCTGTCTCCGGTTACATGTTTGGTAAAGGCATATACTTTGCTGATATGGTATCAAAATCTGCGAACTATTGCTGCACTAACAGACAAAATCCGACTGGATTGTTGCTGCTGTGCGAGGTAGCTCTGGGCAATACCTATGAGCGGCACGCAGCggattacattgaaaaattgccaAAAGGTAAACATTCTACACTGGGTTTGGGTCAGACGCGTCCAGACCCAGATGATGTCCACGTTACAAGCGATGGAGTTCATGTGCCATACGGAAAGCCAGTACCAGCTAAGCTTTCAAAGTCAACCTGTCTCTTGTACAAcgaatatattgtatatgatGTGGCCCAAGTTCAAGTACAATATTTGGTCAGAACTCATTTCCAGTATAAATTATAA